The genomic region AACCAATCAAACCAGAGCTATACAATTGTATTGAAACAGTACCAAGAGCAATTtcagcattaaatattttttgcaatttGGCCAAGTTTTGTCCCAAGAAGCAGAATTAATCCTCACTGCCGGcctgcttttccattttctgttgtttccaTTCTGAAAGGCAAGACAACAATTGGTAAGGCTTGTTACTGGAAGAACAAtcaacagttaaaaaaaaaaaaaaaaaatcagacttaaatgcttttgtaaatattttttacttcacTAGCTGTGCTGTCTCTCCCTACTCCAACATATGCAATCTTCTGTCCTCTTAGCACTTCTTTAAGCAGTCAGTACataaaggaaatgtttctgcagagatacatttcagctgtgaaaaacCATCCATTATAAACCTCACCAAAATACGAAGTATTAATGTGACTGGAGAATAGTCATGTGACTAGAGAACCCATTTTGAAAACTTGAGCTTTGGCCATTTGTTCCAAGGACTTAATTTTCACCCCTCTTACACTGATCATTGTCTACCATCATCTGATTTCCTTCAGAGGAGGCTGGTTTagttttccagtattttttgTACAACATGGACTTCTGTCAACTTCATTACAGCACAGCCTAAGATTTAACCACTTTATTACCAACAATATTTCTATACCAGCCATTCCTTTGGAAGCTAAAGCAAGCAGAAAATCTCAGCTACTGTTTAACCTCCTGAAGTTTAGTAAGAGTTCTGCTGCAGGGGCAATCCCTGAGGCCCTGGGAAGCTCAGCTCTCAGCAGTCAGcacaaatgcaaacagaaaatcaaacacTGCTGTGGTTCTCTGTCAATGCTGAGAAGCAAAGGAATGCATTCAGATACTTTAAACATGAAAAAGTAGCACCTAATGCTGTAAACTCCACACTGACTACTGCCAAGATATGGGTAGTGATGCATTTCCTGATACAAacccattttcttctttcagatgTTGATACAGCTCAGCTTTGTTGTTGACAGAGTTCAAGCGACCAATAAATTCCTGGTGTTTCCTAGAGTTGGCAGTATTAATTCTGTTGCTCCATAAAGACAGCAAGGACATTGGCCCTAAAATTGTAAGTAAAAAGAGTCTAAGTGATGAAATTTTTGAACTAACAGTACATCATTATAATACCTTAAAGGAATTACAGATTATGGTAATACAACACTACTATTAAACAAACTTACAATAGGGgctaaataaatagaaaatatgcaAAGTGGTAATAGATGAGGATGAGTGATGGACTCTGCTTTTAGATGCAGAATCTCAGCATCAGTTCAGCCACTGTGATAGAAAATAATTCACACCAAGGAAGTCAGTGAGAACTGCCCATTCTGACAACTGCATTGCTTAGATAAGTTGATTATTTATTAGCAGGAAACAGTGATTTCTGCTACCTGCCCTCAAACAGCACTTCTCACATACAGTAgcccaaacagcagcagcaggaacttgGCCAACCCGCTGTAAACCCAAAAATCAATCAGCAGACTCACACAGCATCTTGGTATCTCTCTTTTTTCATAGACCTGGTAAGGTTAACATGTTTTCCAAGAATTTCTCGACATTTAGTATTTAATTAAACATGATCTTCACTTACTTAGCCTTAACTTCAAAACGATTCACCTCTTTCTTTAGAAAACACAGACTGATGCAACATCtacctttaaaagaaataatctgtTTGCAATCTGGTTTACCTTTTGCCTTTTCAACTGTGGGCATTTCATCCATTGTAATGAGAGGCTTTTTGTTGGGGGGCTCAGGAGAATCAGGGGAGTCTTTGATAACTTCAGCTTCTGCCAGTTCTTCTTTCTCCCGATCCAAAAGACCTTTTAACCTTTTttagagggaaggaaaagggtgAGGAAAAATATGCTTGAGCAGGACATAATACTTGATAGCTTTCTGCACGCCTCAAAATTATACAGGACCAATACcataataaaatttcttttgacCCCTTGGAGTGGGtaacaaacaaaaggaaattctAGCCAAATAATCCTCTGTATGAAGCATTACATAAAGGAAAGGTTCTTAATATGCAGTTTCACTTCAGCTGTTGAGACAATTGATGTCTGAATTTTGAAGGAAagactaaataaaaataaatacatatagaAATATGATACAAATTCTAGTTTATTCTAGTTCTACAAACTCCTATTTTAAATGATCCCAGCATGCATAAAACACATGCAAATTAAGCTTATTACCATGAGTTTTTTGGATCTCTGTAGAAAGCAGtttcaaagaagaaatacagaacagaCTGACAGGTGCTTGCCACTTAGACAAGCTACAGTAACAAAATGAATTACAGACAGGAGATAAATGGACATTAATCCTCATGTTCAGCTGAAGAGAGGAGCCAAATCAAGCTGGGTTGTTTCATCATGAATTATCTAcagcttaaaagaaaataactagTTGTCCCACGTTTTCAGCCATGCTTTAGATTTCCATAAAACAGTTAGTGTCTAATAGGTGGTGTGGTTATTACAGAATCCAACAGCAGGAACTCCTCAAGCTAAAACACCCAGCTAAGTGGTCAACAACTAAGAAGAGAAGTTATGCTACAGCTTGAATTCACTTTAGAAAGTGTACCTCTCTGATTCCTGCCATGGCTTATCTGATTCATAGTCTTTGCCCAACTTCTCTGACTTGTCCTCTTTGTCTTCTCTCTTCCTGCCTCGTTTCTTGCGCTCCTCCTCCTCGGGGGGTTTGCTCCTGCAGGCCATGAGGCACTCGAGGACGCGCTGGTGTTTGTCAGAGTTGTTGATGTGCGCTCGCACCAGCGTCTCCAGCTCGTTCCACATAATGCGGTACTGCTCGTCTctggagaggcagggaaaaCACACCATGTCATTAAACCACTGGCTGAATGAATGCAGACCTTTAGAAACAGAACCTTCAAGACAAAAATAACTCCAAAGACATGATCTGCCCTCCTGTAATAGAGATTTCTCCACCTGGGTTACTCCATGCTTGAAGTCATTAACACTTCCCATTTAACACACACAGTAAAGTATAAATTGAAATGGATTATGTCCATTGAAATCATACTGTTCCACAAGATCTCACTGCCAAAAGGCACTTGTGAAATCTCTCAGATGCCTGCTAACAAAGCCATGTCAGAGGGCCATTCACCTACTGACATGCAAATTAATGATTACATTATTTGGGTCAAAACAATAAGAAAGAATTGCACCACACTAGTGTCAATAATCCCCAGTCACGTAGGCAAATCAGGAGCTGAATTTCTTTCCCATCAATTCTTGGAAATACAAGGGACACATCCCAAAGATTGAGGGAACAGAATATTCTATACATATTTTCAAGACATATCCCATACTTTAAGTAACTGTTCCAAAAGCCTTCTAATATATCCCAATTTTAATGCACCATTCATTTATAACAGACTtaagttttcctttttattaatttgaaattattccACTTTATCTGTCCAATTTGTATcaatttcttaattttgctGATAACTATCtgatttagtattttttaacaTACTTAAATTCTTAGGTAATAAAATtatagacttttttttccctagcatACAGCAGTATCAGTATTATTTTAGCCCCTAAATTACACAAGTGAAGCACTCACAGCATTTAGGTTGTACAGAAACAGCATTTAGTTCAtttagctgtattttaaaaaatttgtatGAAAACACTGTCAACAGATTGTTTCTGAAAATAGTCCAGCATCAGCAAAGAGAGATATGCATTAACCTTTTTGGCCCCTTTCCTCTGGTACCAACTGTTGAAATTGGCAGTGGATCATTCTTTCTCTCCATGTCTACCAAATTGTATATTGTTTTTTGACAATTGAGCACATCCTCATCAGTCATTGCTTCCTTTACAATCACACTGGCTAATGGCACTACCTGCaagacaaagcagaaatgagcaagaaaatgtgtgtgtgtcacaggAGATCAACAGgtagaaaaaaattcaaggcAGTGAAACAACacacaacaaaaccccaccCTCTTATCCTCAGTTTAGCACTAACTCTAAAGCAGATACTTTCTTTAcccagcagaactgcagctgtCAGGTTCAAGCCACTTTATTTAAATAGCATTCCAATAATCTACTGCATTAAATACAGAGttacttcaggaaaaataaataaataaataaataaaattttacagcAGGGGATTTATCACCCCATAGAGCTAATATTTCATCaagtgaaaagagaagcaatctaggaacagaacaaaaattCACACAGCCCTGGTTACTTACAGCTTGCATGTTGAAGATGGTGGTCTGAGAAATAATCATAGGCCAGTAACGAGTATGTTTCTCTAACTGATCTTTTGCACGTTCCAATGGAATTTCAAGACTTCCATCCATCTTATATCTGGGCTCTAGAAAAGGAGTTAATCGGTTTTCCCTCATAAATTCACCAAAATCCTAATGATAACCAAACAAGATACAATTAGGCATTTCTCTAACAAAGTAACTTTCAGTGAAGGGGCTAAACAGCTTAGCCTTGCTTATCACTTTGTACCATCCCACCACCACATCTGACACTACCAACCACAGCCCTGTCTCTAATGCCTCTCATGCATTAACCAGGGGCAAACAAAAGCAGGGGCACAGAAATATGGGGTAAAAATCCATGTATGGGTTTTGACAAGGAGGACTTCCAAATCTGCAAGGTATTTCATGTATGGGAAGTTACATTTTTCACCAAGGAACTTCTGCTTGTTTACAAAAGTTAATAAGGATgtgttgaaaaaaataaaggataaacAAAATGCATGTCAGCTGATTGTCTGATATCAAGGTTCAAAGCTGTCAACTTCAACATTTCTATTTGTTGTACAAACCACTCGTgcaatctaaatctaccctttGATAATGATATAGTCCTAGGAGTTCCAACCCACAGAAGAAACTGgccaagaaaaacatttttctagaACCAGAACTTTAAACAGTCCTAGTGCATTATAGAGGCATTCCTTGACACACAAAGTATTTTATGAAGCAGGCATAATAATCAACAAATGTACTATTTTCTACTAAATATCTATCAAGGTATTTGTTACAAAGGAAGTTTGACCATGCAATCCACTCCAACATTCCCTTCCCACACCTGCTGCCCTGCGTCTGTTATGAGAGAGAAGCAGTGAAGGACAGAAAGACCCTTACTGTGATCCTGTAGTCAGTGACCCTCCCACCACAGCCTTCACTAATTGAGGGGGGATCCTCCAGAATGGAGCGGGAGCTGCTCAGCACGTGCAGGAAAATCTCTCCCCCGTGGCTGCTGAGCATGTGGCTGATGACTTTGGAGCCAGACTTGCGTGGCTGCTCCAACAACACCGAACGACCTGGTGGCAGGGAGATCagtttcattcattcattcctgTGTGctgcaattttaaattttgagcAAGTTTGTGCTCATCCAAGAAGAATCTGAACCCACCAAGGCTGAACAAGGAACTGCCCATTTCCTTATTTCTTGACACAGATCAGGGTATATGCTCCTTAAAATTTTACAGAGCAACATCAAAAGGTCTCTCCTAGACCAACCCATCGTTTTTTCTATAGGATttcattcttaggaaaaaaaaaacatactcATAAGGCATTCAAATGGCCCTGCTGCAGAAATATTCTCATTAAAAGCAACTTTCAAACAGTAGTAAAATAAACCCTTGAGTATAAAGGCATCAGCTGATACCACTTGCTAATGCTTATGCACTCAtcttcagacagaaaaatacaaCTCCTTTTACTCTACAACTCTGTTTTActaattttcagtaaaatacaCCAAGCATAGAAGGGTGCATTCTCAAAATAAGTTTCTTTTTATCAGGAagcaaaaaccacaaaaatcaagagcatatttttctgaaatatgctATTAATTTTGGCTCTAACCATTTTTATTAGCCAAAGGACATTTTCACAACTCAAGCTCTAGAGAAATATACACTAGGATACAATGTTTAATAAAACCACTGCACTTCTAGACAATCAAATTACTTGACTGAAGGAAACATTCCATTAGAAGAATGTTTCTAGTGCCATTTTGTTTGCAAACATGCAAACCTCCATTTCAATACTTGTTCCTTCTTTACATCTTTCTTCCCATCTTTAAATTTCAAAACACACTTGCCTCTGAGGACATTTAACACCTTTCTTCACTTATTTATAAGACATGTTAAAATACTGGTAAGTATTTTTTACTGTATATAGACATAACTGATATACAAATGAAAATGTGCTACGTGCTccaatgaattaaaaattacaatattGAGTAATTAGCCAAGGACACAGATTTACCATTAAGGAGAAAGTTTGTAAGGCATGAAGAAGGTCTGCTATTTACATCTACTGGTGAAATTCTGTATGCTCCAGTGCAATAGTGCagttctgaaaaacaaaggagTAGAAAAGTTGAATGCAATCccagagacaaagaaaaaatccacaaaataaaagaatggaagaggaggaggctAGTCCACAATGAGCAGAACTAAAAAGTGGAGATGCCTCTCAATCTAAAAGTCCCTTCACCATCTCCTTACTGGGAGGATTCCTAAGAATCCAGCTCTGAGAATCTCACTCATTCCCAAGCCCTGTTTCCAGCAGAAGGCCCAATTCTTTATCTTCTGAATTACTTCACTGACCTGTCAGTTTGCTCTTGGTTCTCTTATGTGCATTTCTGGCCTGCTGGCTCTATGAGTTAACAGGGTTCACAATTATGTGAACAGCCACATGATTCCTATGCTACCTCAGATCTTCCCTGACTTTCTTTCCTGGACTCAGATTTGTTCAAGCTGCCAAGCAGTTCTGGAAAGTTCCATGTCACCTACCCACACTGTTGGTTCGAGGAGTGCACCATTTCAGTGTCACAGTTTCCTTAAATGTGCCGTCTCTGCTATTGCCACTCGTGTGGTTATCACCtgcagagaaaggcagaaagggGGTGATCAACCAGAGTTTCTTTATTACAGCAAAACAACTCTAAGCTTTAAGGTACAAAACTGTATGAACATATACAGAATGTAATCTCAATTTAAAACTTAGGTACCTAACTTTTTGATTTGACAATTAGAAAGTTCCAGGTATGTTTAGTTCTATCAGTAACAGGcaattttttcctgctaaaaTGCTCAGGActttaattttagatttttccaCACTGAAATCAGAACCCTTAATTGACAGAACTGACTATTTCTTGTACATATTCCCAAAGTCAATTAAACTGATCTAAAGACACATTTGACAAGTTTAGTTTTTTGGGGAAAGAAGTATTTGGTCTCATCATCCAGTCTCTTTGCTATGCCAGATTCAACCTGAATTCTCTCAATGTGTTCTACTAACCACAGATACTTTatgattaaaatattattttaaaaaaacattaaaatattaaatactggAAATACTTTATTACTAAAATTAACTGCaacaattttagaaattatCTCTCAAAATATCTAAAGGCCAAACTTACTTAACCTGAAAATTCCTTGGCAACATTTCAGACAATTAAGACCAATGTAACTGAAATCCTGCTTTCCTAGAACCAGAGCTATTACAGctgaaatttgtatttaaaaacaaattaaagaacCCAAAATTTACAGGATttaagaagagatttttttcctctcaaagtTCTGATGGGAAAAATGTAAAGTGGAAATGTAGTCAGagtttgcttttgtgtttttctaGCAGACCTAATTCCTTGAGCAAACAGGTTTTAGAAAACTGCTTCTGAGCCCTGGCAATAAAGCTTTAAGATTTCAGCATCATAACACCAGGTCAGATGAGGCCAAGGTCATTACTGTGACACCCTGTGCATTTCATCCATCTTTAGTCACCCACTCCCCTAAAATCTGGAGCACAGCACTTGGAGATGACAAAGGAGTTACCTCCTTTTCCTCAAAGTAATGGGAGAAAAAGCACTAACTCCCCAAAATGGATTCTTATGGATCATATGACATTTAATTCTACTAATACAGAAGTCATAAGCTGATTTTTAACAAAGTTTTACATCAGGCAACAAAATAGTTCTACAAAAGGCTTAGTGTTGTGCTTTTCTAACTTTGCTGCAGCTATTTAAAATTCACCTCAGAGGAATACTAGGTAATAACTCCcaatttatgaaaaaaacataGTAGGTATttcaaatacaacaaaaaaGCTCAACAGCCAAACAAGTCttgttttttccaaagcaattaTTGTCATAAATAGAAGGGACGTGATGCCAATTATTATTACTTAATAAATTCCAATTGTGCAAGACATAATTTAAATTATCCACAAGATAATTTAAATATCCACAAGAGTGACTTCATTTTGTACAGACATCCTACACAGGTGGTCTCTCAGCCATTTTTTATGTCACAGTAAGAAG from Oenanthe melanoleuca isolate GR-GAL-2019-014 unplaced genomic scaffold, OMel1.0 S266, whole genome shotgun sequence harbors:
- the INTS13 gene encoding integrator complex subunit 13, translating into MKIFSESHKTVFVVDHCPYMAESCRQHVEFDMLVKNRTQGIIPLAPISKSLWTCSVESSMEYCRIMYDIFPFKKLVNFIVSDSGAHVLNSWTQEDQNLQELMAALAAVGPPNPRADPECCSILHGLVAAVEALCKITEYQHEARTTLMENAERVGNRGRIICITNAKSDSHVRMLEDCVQETIHEHNKLAANSDHLMQIQKCELVLIHTYPVGEDSLVSDRPKKELSPVLTSEVHSVRAGRHLATKLNLLVQQHFDLASTTITNIPMKEEQHANTSANYDVELLHHKEAHVDFLKSGDNHTSGNSRDGTFKETVTLKWCTPRTNSVELHYCTGAYRISPVDVNSRPSSCLTNFLLNGRSVLLEQPRKSGSKVISHMLSSHGGEIFLHVLSSSRSILEDPPSISEGCGGRVTDYRITDFGEFMRENRLTPFLEPRYKMDGSLEIPLERAKDQLEKHTRYWPMIISQTTIFNMQAVVPLASVIVKEAMTDEDVLNCQKTIYNLVDMERKNDPLPISTVGTRGKGPKRDEQYRIMWNELETLVRAHINNSDKHQRVLECLMACRSKPPEEEERKKRGRKREDKEDKSEKLGKDYESDKPWQESERLKGLLDREKEELAEAEVIKDSPDSPEPPNKKPLITMDEMPTVEKAKGPMSLLSLWSNRINTANSRKHQEFIGRLNSVNNKAELYQHLKEENGMETTENGKAGRQ